One genomic window of Panicum hallii strain FIL2 chromosome 6, PHallii_v3.1, whole genome shotgun sequence includes the following:
- the LOC112897597 gene encoding DNA polymerase epsilon subunit B yields the protein MAPPSAATRRKLQRKFRLRGFTLKVEALEEAAAFLERFPEAEDDALDLLLDELDKEPLQSSILDRDAVRRVVALLVEAEEAVDAASPAVTSARSALRVVDAFLVPRFHYDPIKKVFYEHTGRLPIHGEAGDKASLYRDRYQVLLQRLSRDKYFSKPAFDMVVTEDSSCEITSIQSLIGCTGRRWIMGVISQLEERQFYLEDLTGAVPIDLSNAKITSGFFVENTVIVAEGELLSNGIFQVNTCGFPPLEDREASLSLLMGLDFFGGGVLPTEETLRLSSLEKKAVNDMFVILSDVWLDNPETMEKLAIVLDGYDSVEVVPSLFVLMGNFCSRPCNLAFNSFEELRLQFGKLGEIIAARSRLKEHSRFLFVPGPDDAGPSKALPRCALPKYLIEEIQKHIPNAIFVSNPCRVKFYTQEIVFFRQDLLYRMRRSCLIPPTTEETSDPFEHLVATITHQSHLCPLPLTVQPIIWNYDHCLRLYPTPHTIVLADKSEQKAFKYTGITCFNPGSFANDSTFAAYRPCTKEVELSALEG from the exons atgGCGCCGCCGTCGGCGGCCACGCGCAGGAAGCTGCAGCGCAAGTTCCGCCTGCGCGGCTTCACGCTCAAGGTCGAGGCCCTCGAGGAGGCGGCCGCCTTCCTCGAGCGCTTCCCCGAGGCCGAGGACGACGCGCTCGACCTCCTcctcgacgagctcgacaaggAGCCGC TGCAGTCTTCGATACTGGATCGGGACGCGGTCCGGCGCGTGGTGGCGCTGCTCgtcgaggcggaggaggcggtcgatGCGGCGTCGCCGGCGGTCACCAGCGCCCGGTCCGCGCTGCGGGTGGTGGACGCGTTCCTCGTGCCGCGGTTCCACTACGACCCAATCAAGAAAGTGTTCTACGA GCACACTGGCAGATTACCTATCCATGGAGAAGCTGGAGATAAAGCTTCCCTTTATAGGGACAGGTACCAAGTGCTACTTCAGAGGCTATCTCGCGATAAATATTTCTCTAAGCCAGCTTTTGACATGGTTGTGACTGAAGATAGCAGTTGCGAG ATTACTTCTATACAGTCTCTAATTGGGTGCACTGGACGGAGATGGATTATGGGGGTCATTTCACAGTTGGAGGAGCGCCAGTTCTACTTGGAGGATCTTACTGGAGCAGTTCCAATTGACTTATCAAATGCC AAAATCACGTCAGGTTTTTTTGTTGAAAATACTGTAATCGTGGCCGAAGGGGAGCTGCTTTCAAATGGCATTTTCCAG GTTAATACATGTGGGTTTCCTCCCCTAGAGGACAGAGAAGCATCACTTTCATTACTCATGGGTCTTGATTTCTTTGGGGGAGGTGTACTACCAACTGAAGAAACA CTAAGATTATCATCACTCGAAAAAAAGGctgtgaatgatatgtttgtcATACTTTCGGATGTTTGGCTGGACAATCCTGAG ACTATGGAGAAGTTGGCTATTGTTCTTGATGGTTATGATAGTGTGGAAGTGGTGCCTTCCCTCTTTGTTTTGATGGGCAATTTCTGCTCTCGTCCCTGCAATCTAGCATTCAATTCTTTTGAAGAACTAAG ATTGCAATTTGGAAAGCTTGGCGAGATAATTGCAGCTCGATCTAGATTAAAGGAGCATAGCCGTTTCTTATTCGTTCCAGGTCCTGATGATGCAG GCCCTTCTAAAGCTCTCCCAAGGTGCGCACTTCCAAAATATCTAATTGAAGAAATTCAGAAGCACATCCCAAATGCAATATTCGTAAGCAACCCCTGCAG GGTGAAGTTTTATACACAAGAAATTGTGTTTTTCCGGCAAGATCTCCTTTACAGGATGCGGCGGTCATGTCTCATTCCTCCAACAACGGAAGAAACAAGTGACCCTTTTGAGCAT CTGGTAGCAACTATCACCCATCAGAGTCATCTTTGTCCATTGCCTCTTACTGTTCAACCTATCATATGGAATTACGATCATTGCCTTCGGTTGTATCCAACTCCTCACACG ATAGTATTGGCTGACAAAAGCGAGCAGAAAGCCTTCAAATACACTGGAATTACTTGCTTTAATCCAGGTTCGTTTGCAAATGATAGCACCTTTGCAGCATACCGACCTTGCACTAAGGAGGTTGAACTTTCTGCACTAGAAGGCTAA
- the LOC112896339 gene encoding two-component response regulator ORR12-like, with protein MAAPHVLLVAESCVDRLVASRVLNTCNIQVTVVEGSKQALKFLEMEHDVQLILMDYCMHDMTGYDLLVEVKKSPKVNHIPVVITCTEDIPERIKKCLDGGAKDYIIKPIQAANVPHLLSYI; from the exons ATGGCCGCACCTCATGTTCTCCTGGTTGCTGAGTCTTGTGTCGATCGCCTTGTCGCATCAAGAGTCCTAAACACTTGTAACATTCAAG TGACTGTCGTGGAAGGTTCAAAGCAAGCGTTGAAGTTCTTGGAAATG GAACATGATGTGCAGTTGATTTTAATGGATTACTGTATGCATGATATGACTGGTTATGATCTTCTGGTTGAGGTGAAG AAATCACCCAAGGTTAATCATATCCCTGtggtgattacatgcactgAGGACATCCCTGAAAGGATAAAAAA GTGCCTTGATGGAGGTGCAAAGGACTATATCATCAAGCCTATCCAAGCTGCCAATGTGCCTCACCTTCTGAGCTACATTTGA